Proteins encoded together in one Scheffersomyces stipitis CBS 6054 chromosome 5, complete sequence window:
- a CDS encoding predicted protein: MGCSNCQPEIKTSLHSKDSNDFEDDVWGDDDVYVDANADVKRAHQKQGYLDGLASAQESSLQSGFDKAFSDGARMGAAVGKILGELRALGESESFYQATKELNIAKIMDKKYFDSELKIQKNHEVIYKWQKIVAQHLEDATKA; this comes from the coding sequence ATGGGTTGCTCAAATTGCCAACCTGAAATAAAAACACTGTTGCATTCTAAAGACTCTAATGACTTTGAGGACGATGTATGGGGCGATGATGACGTGTATGTCGATGCCAATGCAGATGTAAAAAGGGCCCATCAGAAACAGGGATACCTTGATGGTCTTGCCAGTGCTCAGGAATCGTCTCTCCAATCTGGATTTGATAAAGCATTTTCTGACGGTGCAAGAATGGGAGCAGCAGTAGGTAAGATCTTGGGTGAACTCCGCGCTTTAGGCGAAAGCGAACTGTTTTACCAAGCTACTAAGGAGTTGAACATTGCCAAGATCATGGACAAGAAGTACTTCGATagtgaattgaaaattcagaagaaccatGAAGTAATATATAAATGGCAGAAGATTGTAGCacaacatcttgaagacgCAACAAAGGCATAG
- a CDS encoding predicted protein, with protein MTENIITQVTPDSYSSAAVGYDDSNNSIDYNSKIHLNIRGTEFTITRDELMSLPESILLCLFPNGVFLDVNGQVITNLTEDDIVYVNFEPSCFQYIIDQFSDAQRDLLEMPAVSPQTSFHATRHQENVLQSKPAIIVLREDLDYYVIPPIAGLNAEQMKHLKLEVSTKLIQNKYIFSGLGYDVHEVPEKDQKLGPAEQHLFDMLCSSGFDSRGLWGSRSLEPSKCVISSLSLVRLKTHPPTPPESPSLLPTNTNTLSPVTSNASARSRSRSRIASLANSATRAASRSLSKSRKPVDNNQTKLLLFWRKPARKCWWSNESAEVSLEVPDLFAPDTKSLNVKIHIRRVWTLELSVIGVQ; from the coding sequence ATGACAGAAAACATAATTACTCAAGTAACACCGGATTCGTACAGCAGTGCAGCTGTTGGCTACGAcgattccaacaactctaTCGATTATAACTCCAAGATCCACTTGAATATCCGTGGAACTGAGTTTACCATAACAAGAGACGAATTGATGAGTTTGCCCGAAAGCATCTTGTTGTGCCTTTTCCCAAACGGAGTGTTCTTGGACGTCAATGGCCAGGTAATCACAAATTTGACTGAAGACGACATTGTCTACGTCAACTTTGAACCGTCTTGTTTCCAATACATTATCGACCAATTCAGCGATGCTCAAAGGGATTTGCTTGAGATGCCAGCAGTATCACCGCAAACAAGTTTCCATGCCACAAGACACCAAGAGAATGTATTGCAGAGTAAGCCAGCTATTATAGTGTTACGTGAAGACTTGGATTACTATGTGATACCTCCGATTGCTGGTTTGAACGCAGAACAGATGAAACATCTCAAATTGGAAGTATCCACCAAACTCATCCAGAACAAATATATTTTCTCGGGATTAGGCTATGATGTGCACGAAGTGCCTGAGAAGGACCAAAAACTTGGACCTGCCGAACAGCATTTGTTTGATATGCTATGTTCCTCAGGCTTTGATTCCCGTGGATTATGGGGAAGCAGATCTCTAGAGCCATCCAAGTGTGTAATTCTGTCTTTGCTGTTGGTTCGTCTCAAGACCCATCCACCCACACCACCAGAATCACCATCTTTGTTGCCCACTAACACCAACACTTTGTCACCAGTAACATCGAATGCTTCAGCCAGATCTAGGTCAAGGTCGAGAATTGCATCCTTAGCCAACAGCGCTACCAGAGCAGCCTCTAGGTCGTTGTCCAAGTCAAGAAAGCCTGTTGATAACAACCAGACGAAGTTGCTCTTATTCTGGAGGAAACCGGCCAGAAAGTGCTGGTGGTCCAATGAATCAGCAGAGGTCAGTTTGGAGGTTCCTGACTTGTTCGCTCCAGACACCAAACTGTTGAATGTGAAGATTCACATCAGAAGAGTGTGGACGTTAGAGTTAAGTGTGATCGGGGTTCAGTAA
- the RCF2 gene encoding Replication factor C, subunit RFC4 (Replication factor C, subunit RFC4 RFC is a DNA binding protein and ATPase that acts as a processivity factor for DNA polymerases delta and epsilon and loads proliferating cell nuclear antigen (PCNA) on DNA~go_function ATP binding), producing the protein MTSILMQKSQKLDQYEQERLEHTPWVEKYRPRNLDDVASQDHAVKVLKKTMESANLPHMLFYGPPGTGKTSTILALSKQLYGPNLYKSRVLELNASDERGISIVRQKIKNFARLTVSNPSKEDLEKYPCPPYKIIILDEADSMTNDAQAALRRTIENYSNITRFCLICNYVTRIIDPLASRCSKFRFRLLNNENALNRLKYIAEQEHISLDSNQLVLQEVLRISGGDLRKAITFLQSATKLHKSLAAPTEEDGDIQMLDEIPGEAITVESIQEIAGVIPENVILEVVSTIKSKNSKSIITQVNDIISQGFSAQQVLDQLHDKFILDDSLDSATKNKIAKTLFLIDKRLNNGTDEHIQLLDLCLQIAKSL; encoded by the coding sequence ATGACTTCAATTCTTATGCAAAAGTCGCAGAAGCTCGACCAATACGAGCAAGAAAGGCTCGAACATACGCCGTGGGTTGAAAAATACAGACCACGGAACTTGGACGATGTCGCTTCACAGGACCATGCAGTGAAAGTTCTCAAGAAGACGATGGAATCTGCCAATTTGCCTCATATGCTCTTCTATGGGCCACCTGGAACCGGCAAgacttctacaattctaGCCTTAAGCAAGCAACTATACGGACCAAATCTCTACAAAAGTAGAGTGTTGGAACTTAATGCTTCAGACGAAAGAGGAATCTCGATAGTTAGAcaaaaaatcaagaatttcgCCCGTTTGACTGTGTCTAATCCcagcaaagaagatttaGAGAAATATCCCTGCCCACCATATAAAATCATTATTCTTGATGAGGCCGATTCTATGACCAACGATGCTCAGGCAGCCCTTAGAAGAACAATAGAGAACTACTCGAACATTACACGGTTCTGTTTGATCTGTAATTATGTCACAAGAATCATTGATCCGCTTGCATCGCGTTGTTCCAAGTTCAGATTTagattgttgaacaacgaGAATGCCTTGAACAGATTGAAGTATATCGCTGAACAAGAGCATATCAGTCTAGACAGTAACCAGTTGGTACTTCAAGAGGTTTTGCGTATATCTGGCGGAGATTTGAGAAAAGCCATCACATTCTTGCAATCTGCTACTAAGTTGCACAAGTCATTAGCAGCTcctacagaagaagatggagataTCCAAATGTTGGATGAGATTCCAGGAGAAGCTATAACTGTTGAGTCGATCCAAGAGATCGCTGGGGTCATACCAGAAAATGTCATTTTAGAAGTGGTTTCCACAATCAAATCTAAGAATCTGAAGAGTATCATCACCCAAGTAAATGATATCATATCACAGGGATTTAGTGCTCAACAGGTGCTTGACCAGTTGCATGATAAGTTCATCTTGGATGATAGCCTAGACTCGGCTACGAAGAACAAGATCGCCAAGACCCTATTCTTGATCGATAAACGTTTGAATAATGGTACAGACGAACATATTCAACTACTTGACTTGTGCCTACAGATCGCCAAATCTTTGTAA